Proteins co-encoded in one Perca flavescens isolate YP-PL-M2 chromosome 11, PFLA_1.0, whole genome shotgun sequence genomic window:
- the LOC114564235 gene encoding olfactory receptor 2K2-like: MDKLNVTYITFDGHVEVQKYRYLYFVIMFTAYILIICSNSTIVCIIVINKALHEPMYIFIAALLINSVLYSTAIYPKLLIDFLSEKQIISYSACLFQGFIYYTLASSEFFLLSVMAYDRYVSICKPLQYSTIMRKKTVYIFLILAWILPACQVSVGTLLNANRKLCTFILKGIICNSTVQNLHCVSSAVLNIYGLIVLVSTVPLPVLFILFTYTRILIITYRSSREVRRKAAQTCLPHLLVLINFSCLSTYDVLLARLETNVPKTVRLIMSLQMILYHPLFNPIIYGLKMKEIFKHLKRFFSEDKLN, encoded by the coding sequence ATggataaattaaatgtaacatATATAACTTTTGATGGGCATGTGGAAGTGCAGAAATACAGATATCTTTATTTTGTGATCATGTTTACAGCATATATTCTAATAATTTGCAGTAACTCCACTATTGTATGCATCATAGTGATTAACAAAGCCCTCCATGAGCCTATGTACATTTTCATTGCAGCTTTGTTAATCAACTCTGTTCTTTACAGCACTGCTATCTATCCAAAGcttttgattgactttttatCTGAAAAACAGATCATATCTTATTCAGCCTGTCTCTTTCAGGGGTTCATATATTACACTCTAGCCTCTTCAGAATTCTTCCTGTTGTCAGTCATGGCCTATGACAgatatgtgtctatatgtaaaCCTCTGCAATATTCAACtatcatgagaaaaaaaactgtttatatTTTCCTGATTTTAGCTTGGATTCTTCCTGCTTGTCAGGTTTCTGTGGGAACGTTGCTGAATGCTAATAGAAAACTGTgtacctttattttgaaaggaatAATCTGTAACAGCACAGTTCAGAATCTTCATTGTGTGAGTTCAGCCGTGCTGAATATATATGGCTTGATTGTTTTAGTAAGTACTGTACCTCTCCCTGTACTCTTCATACTTTTTACATACACCAGGATACTTATAATAACCTATCGAAGTAGTAGAGAAGTCAGGAGAAAAGCTGCACAGACCTGTTTACCCCACCTGTTGGTTCTAATCAACTTTTCCTGTTTGAGTACATATGATGTACTGCTGGCTCGACTGGAAACAAATGTTCCCAAAACTGTACGTTTAATAATGTCTTTACAAATGATTTTGTATCATCCTCTCTTTAATCCGATCATATATGgactgaaaatgaaagaaatcttTAAACACCTAAAGAGATTTTTTAGTGAAGACAAATTAAACTAA
- the LOC114564237 gene encoding olfactory receptor 51E1-like — MDNELNVTYITFDGHVEVHTYRYLYFVIMFTAYILIICSNSTIVGIIVINKSLHEPMYIFIAALLINSVLFSTAIYPKLLIDFLSEKQIISYSACLFQWCIYYTLASSEFFLLSAMAYDRYVSICKPLQYHTIMRKTTVYIFLILAWILPACQMSVGPLLISNEKLCFFILKGIICNSTVNTLHCVTSKGQNIYGLIVFVSAVPLPLLFILFTYTRILIITYRSSREVRRKAAQTCLPHLLVLFNFSCLSTYDVLVGRLETNVPKTVRLIMSLQMILYHPLFNPIIYGLKMKDIFKHLKRLFSEDKLN, encoded by the coding sequence ATGGATAATGAATTGAATGTAACATATATAACTTTTGATGGGCATGTGGaagtacacacatacagatatctTTATTTTGTGATCATGTTTACAGCATATATTCTAATAATTTGCAGTAATTCCACTATTGTGGGCATCATAGTGATTAACAAATCCCTCCATGAGcctatgtacatttttattgcagctttgttaatcaactctgttcttttcagcactgcTATCTATCCAAAGcttttgattgactttttatCTGAAAAACAGATCATATCTTATTCAGCCTGTCTCTTTCAGTGGTGTATATATTACACTCTAGCCTCTTCAGAATTCTTCCTGTTGTCAGCAATGGCCTATGATAgatatgtgtctatatgtaaaCCTCTGCAATATCACACTATCATGAGAAAAACAACTGTTTATATTTTCCTGATTTTAGCTTGGATTCTGCCTGCTTGTCAGATGTCAGTGGGACCATTGCTGATTTCTAATGAAAAACTCTGTTTCTTTATCTTGAAAGGAATAATTTGCAACAGCACAGTTAACACACTTCACTGTGTGACTTCAAAAGGCCAGAATATATATGGATTGATTGTGTTTGTAAGTGCTGTacctctccctcttctcttcaTACTTTTTACATACACCAGGATACTTATAATAACCTATCGAAGTAGTAGAGAAGTCAGGAGAAAAGCTGCACAGACCTGTTTACCCCACCTGTTGGTTCTATTCAACTTTTCCTGTTTGAGTACATATGATGTACTTGTAGGTCGACTGGAAACAAATGTTCCCAAAACTGTACGTTTAATAATGTCTTTACAAATGATTTTGTATCATCCTCTTTTTAATCCGATCATTTATGGACTGAAAatgaaagacatttttaaacacCTAAAGAGATTGTTCAGTGAAGACAAATTAAACTAA
- the LOC114564238 gene encoding olfactory receptor 6N2-like — protein MDNELNVTYITFDGHVEVQKYRYLYFVIIFTAYILIICSTSTIVGIIVINKALHEPMYIFIAALLINSVLFSTAIYPKLLIDFLSEKQIISYSACLFQWFIYYTLASSEFFLLSVMAYDRYVSICKPLQYHTIMRKTTVYIFLILAWILPACQVSVVILLSVNEKLCYFILKGIICNSTVQKLHCVSSRVVNIYGLIVLVIAVPLPVLFILFTYTRILIITYRSSREVRRKAAQTCLPHLLVLINFSCLSTYDVLLARLETNVPKTVRLIMSLQMILYHPLFNPIIYGLKMKEIFKHLKRLFSEDKLN, from the coding sequence ATGGATAATGAATTAAATGTAACATATATAACTTTTGATGGGCATGTGGAAGTGCAAAAATACAGATATCTTTATTTTGTGATCATATTTACAGCATATATTCTAATAATTTGTAGTACTTCCACTATTGTGGGCATCATAGTGATTAACAAAGCCCTCCATGAGCCTATGTACATTTTCATTGCAGCTTTGTTAAtcaactctgttcttttcagcactgcTATCTATCCAAAGcttttgattgactttttatCTGAAAAACAGATCATATCTTATTCAGCCTGTCTCTTTCAGTGGTTTATCTATTACACTCTAGCCTCTTCAGAATTTTTCCTGTTGTCAGTCATGGCCTATGACAgatatgtgtctatatgtaaaCCTCTGCAATATCACACTATCATGAGAAAAACAACTGTTTATATTTTCCTGATTTTAGCTTGGATTCTGCCTGCTTGTCAGGTTTCAGTGGTAATATTGCTGAGTGTTAATGAAAAGCTCTGTTACTTTATCTTGAAAGGAATAATTTGCAACAGCACAGTTCAGAAACTTCACTGTGTGAGTTCAAGAGTGGTTAACATATATGGCTTGATTGTTCTAGTAATTGCTGTACCTCTCCCTGTACTCTTTATACTTTTTACATACACCAGGATACTTATAATAACCTATCGAAGTAGTAGAGAAGTCAGAAGAAAAGCTGCACAGACCTGTTTACCCCACCTGTTGGTTCTAATCAACTTTTCCTGTTTGAGTACATATGATGTACTTCTGGCTCGACTGGAAACAAATGTTCCCAAAACTGTACGTTTAATAATGTCTTTACAAATGATTTTGTATCATCCTCTCTTTAATCCGATCATATATGgactgaaaatgaaagaaattttTAAACACCTAAAGAGATTGTTCAGTGAAGACAAATTAAACTAA